A genomic stretch from Sphaerodactylus townsendi isolate TG3544 linkage group LG15, MPM_Stown_v2.3, whole genome shotgun sequence includes:
- the ZMYND15 gene encoding zinc finger MYND domain-containing protein 15 — MEFVTGYRAEILDFAELLFGWYRRFLWDSACCAGSERPKRQEASLRRLPLDPALWVLHVLANRSLAFTVADPGQQVGGRFYSEEALALRDLDRFITFVSAGEEEEEATASETAQPLWHVDHLLLLTDEHGTILGFDFLLGGPSGTSGQESLEARAIALLCHSMACPLGAGEARRPKMLTVGDPTLHKCLEPLLLRLGGRMSRGPMRGWGPKPAFTFHTTRVRACHVCKRHSFEGQVTACGGAKGEGARHAIGPGQRFASLPGRGRLWGRRGASGPFLCESPPGVDSHLENQLLQVLLSCPPSMPPSQHCRAVLYCSERCCKLDWNRSPEDTGHQFWCQRMAGLGDELMLGSYNLPFTFTPEVTSEHFNKEGFLSARGLTRGYWAGESMLVRAPDYGVGLLGGGGAPPEPAAFLRSGELEGASVGGPAPAPSPEQTSSEGSSRSAREQGAGVLQQESPPFETLPPARATLTSISPLAGNPFEALRPEGGTALPATPSEPPTPRTFFGSWKEYYQWRGLPLGAPLAVILSYPLTTYYIITHLAPQHFPELNILNKHSLRIHVVEAGRELGLLMVFWELSVLLPHVSLELLFVGGALPPELDGQQFLLQRDEEEGVSVRSGLEARSKGGRRELQLGFSARPYHLLQAPKPDLVIGFNSGFALKETWLSSLPRLQSLRVPAYFTECSEYSCAVDEAAVSMATGGSASPALMNPFRSPFRQAGIDNTMPWYTNAFIFHLIYKTAANNHRQAPVPPSLPLPAKGNPEPTHSRRKEKRHLRAGGRRRKATTMCTGKCSRFLGLSLLAMGLTCMVANVLLMFPNAERSWTPSNITLQVWLMGGLLGGGLMPATGSLAALLLLNFGQTLPSAQENRLAFLSGLGREAGGVPEPLQPGAL; from the exons ATGGAGTTTGTCACCGGCTACCGGGCAGAGATCCTGGACTTTGCCGAGCTGCTCTTTGGCTGGTACCGCCGCTTCCTGTGGGACTCCGCGTGCTGCGCGGGCAGTGAGAGGCCGAAGCGACAGGAGGCCTCCCTCCGCCGCCTGCCGCTGGATCCAGCCCTTTGGGTGCTGCATGTGCTGGCCAATCGGTCCTTGGCCTTCACCGTCGCGGACCCCGGGCAGCAAGTAGGAGGCCGCTTCTACAGCGAGGAGGCTCTGGCGCTGAGGGATCTGGACCGCTTCATCACCTTTGTGAGCGCaggtgaggaggaagaggaggccacAGCGTCAGAGACAG cCCAGCCTCTCTGGCACGTGGACCACCTCCTGCTGCTGACGGACGAGCACGGCACCATCCTGGGCTTCGACTTCTTGCTGGGGGGCCCATCGGGGACCTCTGGGCAGGAGTCCTTGGAAGCCCGCGCCATCGCCCTTCTGTGCCACAGCATGGCCTGCCCGCTGGGAGCTGGGGAGGCCCGCCGGCCCAAGATGCTCACCGTGGGAGACCCCACTTTGCACAA gtGCCTGGAACCGCTGCTGTTGCGGCTGGGCGGGCGGATGAGCCGGGGCCCGATGCGGGGCTGGGGGCCCAAGCCGGCCTTCACCTTCCACACCACGCGCGTGCGAGCCTGCCACGTGTGCAAGAGGCACAGCTTCGAGGGCCAAGTCACGGCATG CGGAGGCgcgaagggggagggggcgcggcACGCGATTGGTCCAGGCCAGCGCTTTGCCTCCCTCCCTGGCCGGGGGCGCctctggggcaggaggggggcatCGGGGCCCTTCCTCTGTGAGAGCCCGCCGggggtggactctcatctggagaaccag CTCCTGCAAGTGCTTCTCTCGtgccccccctccatgccccccagCCAGCACTGCCGCGCCGTCCTCTACTGCTCTGAACGCTGCTGCAAACTGGACTGGAACCGCAGCCCGGAGGACACCGGACACCAGTTCTGGTGCCAGCGCATGGCCGGCTTGGGCGATGAGCTAATGCTCGGGAGCTACAATCTGCCCTTCACCTTCACGCCAG AGGTGACCAGCGAGCATTTCAACAAGGAGGGCTTCCTGTCCGCCCGGGGGCTGACCCGAGGCTACTGGGCAGGCGAGAGCATGCTGGTCAGGGCGCCCGACTACGGTGTGGGACTTCTGGGCGGTGGCGGAGCCCCCCCGGAGCCGGCGGCCTTCCTGCGCAGCGGTGAGCTGGAGGGGGCGAGTGTGGGCGGTCcggcccctgccccctccccggaGCAGACCTCCTCTGAGGGCTCCTCCCGGAGCGCCAGAGAACAGGGGGCTGGTGTTCTGCAGCAGGAGTCCCCGCCCTTCGAGACCCTTCCCcctgccaggg CTACTCTGACCAGCATTTCCCCCCTCGCAGGTAACCCCTTTGAGGCCCTGAGGCCAGAAGGAGGGACAGCTCTGCCGGCAACCCCCtcggagccccccaccccacggacCTTCTTTG gctcctgGAAAGAGTACTACCAGTGGCGGGGGCTGCCTCTTGGAGCCCCCCTGGCCGTCATCCTCAGCTACCCTCTGACCACCTACTACATCATCACCCATCTGGCCCCACAACACT TTCCAGAGCTGAACATCTTGAACAAGCACTCCCTCCGGATCCACGTGGTGGAGGCCGGCAGAGAACTGGGGCTCCTGATGGTCTTCTGG GAGCTGTCCGTCTTGCTGCCCCACGTCTCACTGGAGCTGCTCTTTGTGGGGGGGGCGCTGCCCCCTGAACTGGACGGCCAGCAGTTCCTCCTGCAAAGAGAC gaggaggaaggagtcTCTGTCCGGTCTGGGTTAGAGGCCAGATCCAAAGGGGGGCGACGGGAGCTGCAGCTGGGTTTCAGTGCCCGCCCCTACCACCTCCTGCAAGCCCCGAAGCCAGACCTAGTAATTG GATTCAACTCTGGCTTTGCCCTCAAGGAAACCTGGCTGAGTTCTCTGCCTCGACTCCAG TCCCTCCGGGTCCCGGCCTACTTCACCGAATGCAGCGAATACAGCTGTGCCGTGGACGAGGCTGCCGTCTCCATGGCGACGGGGGGCAGTGCCAGCCCCGCACTCATGAACCCCTTCCGCTCACCCTTCCGCCAAGCCGGCATCGACAACACCATGCCCTG GTACACCAATGCCTTCATCTTCCATTTGATATACAAGACGGCTGCCAACAACCACCGCCAGGCCCCcgtgcctccttccctgcccctgccagccaaGGGCAACCCGGAGCCAACCCACAGCCGGCGCAAAGAGAAGAGGCATCTCCGTGCTGGAGGGCGGCGGCGCAA GGCCACCACCATGTGCACGGGCAAATGCTCCCGCTTCCTGGGGCTCTCGCTGCTGGCCATGGGGCTGACCTGCATGGTGGCCAACGTCCTGCTGATGTTCCCCAACGCGGAGAGGAGCTGGACCCCCAGCAACATCACCCTGCAAGTCTGGCTGATGGGGGGCCTCCTGGGCGGGGGCCTGATG CCGGcaacggg CTCCCTCGCCGCCCTCCTCCTCTTGAACTTTGGACAAACTCTCCCCTCCGCCCAGGAAAACAGACTGGCGTTTTTATCTGGCCTGGGGAGAGAAGCCGGAGGGGTCCCTGAACCCCTCCAGCCAGGCGCCCTCTGA